In Nocardioides dokdonensis FR1436, the following are encoded in one genomic region:
- a CDS encoding heparinase II/III family protein, which translates to MSTSLSWYARRLTRMSTREVVSRVGDEARRAVLAHGRTARTAGPAEGLRTVRRFPSPVPAGVRERVLPHDAAAVTRSADELLAGRWSTLGTERTDLRDPDWFLDPSSGTRAPQSALAFRIDHRDESVTGNVKLVWELSRHHHLSVLACAYWLTGEEEYATAVARQLRSWWAANPVLAGVHWISGIELGVRLVSWVWVRRLLDDWPGVRALFEEDETALRQIRWHQEHLADFPSRGSSANNHAVAEAAGRLVAACSFPWFAESDRWRVEAGEQLRRHLGTNTFPSGLNREQAGDYHRFVTELALLAAVEARAAGHPADGPDPARLASCVDAAAAVLDCAGAGPRHGDGDEGRGLLLTDPAEDAWEQLLGLGRAVVGALPWWPRRHGGVVGTLAGGLLGPVAAAPERASRRPDLFPDAGLALLRTPQHERPEIWCRVDGGPHGFGSLAAHAHADALSLEVRHDGVDVLADPGTYCYHGEPQWRHYFRSTAAHNTIEVDGCDQSVPGGPFLWTSHARTYVDRAEVGDLDRQVWSAHHSGYARLDAGLRHSRTVTLERRSGRLQVLDEVTSTRAHPVRSSFHLGPDVDVRLEGPLARLGWPAPDGGGRVTALLQLPDALEWTAHQGESDPPLGWYSAGLGRRCPSTTLVGRGLVRGRLALHTCLLMGATETLGTSGTGVGHG; encoded by the coding sequence GTGAGCACGTCCCTGTCCTGGTACGCCCGGCGGCTGACCCGGATGTCGACCCGGGAGGTCGTCTCCCGGGTCGGCGACGAGGCCCGCCGCGCAGTGCTGGCCCACGGCCGCACGGCGCGCACGGCCGGACCGGCCGAGGGGCTGCGGACCGTGCGCCGCTTCCCCTCACCCGTGCCGGCCGGCGTCCGGGAGCGCGTGCTGCCGCACGACGCCGCGGCGGTGACCCGGTCGGCGGACGAGCTCCTCGCAGGTCGGTGGAGCACGCTGGGCACCGAGCGCACCGACCTGCGCGACCCCGACTGGTTCCTCGACCCCTCGTCGGGCACCCGCGCGCCGCAGAGCGCCCTGGCCTTCCGGATCGACCACCGCGACGAGTCCGTCACCGGCAACGTCAAGCTCGTCTGGGAGCTCTCGCGCCACCACCACCTCTCGGTGCTCGCCTGCGCCTACTGGCTCACCGGCGAGGAGGAGTACGCCACCGCGGTGGCCCGACAGCTGCGCTCCTGGTGGGCGGCCAACCCGGTCCTGGCAGGCGTGCACTGGATCAGTGGCATCGAGCTCGGCGTACGGCTGGTCTCGTGGGTCTGGGTGCGTCGCCTGCTCGACGACTGGCCGGGGGTGCGCGCGCTGTTCGAGGAGGACGAGACGGCGCTGCGCCAGATCCGTTGGCACCAGGAGCACCTGGCCGACTTCCCCAGCCGGGGCAGCTCGGCGAACAACCACGCCGTCGCCGAGGCCGCGGGCAGGCTGGTGGCGGCCTGCTCCTTCCCCTGGTTCGCGGAGAGCGACCGGTGGCGGGTCGAGGCCGGTGAGCAGCTGCGCCGGCACCTCGGCACCAACACCTTCCCCAGCGGGCTCAACCGCGAGCAGGCCGGCGACTACCACCGCTTCGTCACCGAGCTGGCGCTGCTCGCAGCCGTGGAGGCACGTGCGGCCGGGCACCCGGCGGACGGCCCGGACCCCGCTCGACTGGCGTCCTGCGTGGACGCCGCAGCGGCGGTCCTCGACTGCGCCGGCGCCGGCCCACGGCACGGCGACGGCGACGAGGGGCGCGGTCTGCTGCTCACCGATCCGGCCGAGGACGCCTGGGAGCAGCTGCTGGGACTGGGCCGGGCCGTCGTGGGCGCGCTGCCCTGGTGGCCGCGACGCCACGGCGGTGTGGTCGGCACGCTGGCCGGCGGCCTCCTGGGCCCGGTCGCGGCCGCCCCTGAGCGCGCGTCCCGGCGCCCCGACCTGTTCCCGGACGCGGGGCTGGCCCTCCTGCGCACGCCGCAGCACGAGCGTCCCGAGATCTGGTGCCGCGTCGACGGGGGACCGCACGGCTTCGGCTCCCTGGCCGCCCACGCCCACGCCGACGCGCTGTCGCTGGAGGTCCGCCACGACGGCGTCGACGTCCTCGCCGACCCCGGCACCTACTGCTACCACGGGGAGCCGCAGTGGCGGCACTACTTCCGCTCCACCGCGGCGCACAACACCATCGAGGTCGACGGCTGCGACCAGTCGGTGCCGGGCGGCCCGTTCCTGTGGACCTCGCACGCCCGGACCTACGTGGACCGCGCCGAGGTCGGCGACCTGGACCGGCAGGTCTGGTCGGCGCACCACAGCGGGTACGCGCGCCTGGACGCGGGGCTGCGGCACAGCCGGACGGTGACGCTCGAGCGTCGCTCGGGGAGGCTGCAGGTCCTGGACGAGGTGACGTCCACCCGGGCGCACCCGGTGCGGTCGTCCTTCCACCTCGGCCCCGACGTCGACGTACGCCTGGAGGGCCCGCTCGCCCGGCTCGGGTGGCCCGCTCCGGACGGCGGCGGCCGGGTGACGGCTCTCCTGCAGCTGCCGGACGCACTCGAGTGGACCGCCCACCAGGGCGAGAGCGACCCGCCGCTGGGGTGGTACTCCGCGGGCCTGGGGCGACGCTGCCCCAGCACCACGCTCGTCGGCAGGGGCCTGGTCCGGGGCCGGCTGGCGCTGCACACCTGTCTCCTCATGGGGGCGACCGAGACGCTCGGCACGAGCGGGACTGGAGTGGGACATGGCTGA
- a CDS encoding bi-domain-containing oxidoreductase, with translation MWHVAQNYRSGELTVLDAPEPACRPGGVLVRTSYSLISTGTELMKVSEARMSLLAKARARPDQVRQVVDAVAQQGAVATYRKTRTRLDSWTPLGYSLSGVVVEVGAGVQGFEVGDRVAAAGNEFALHAEVNWVPRNLCVPVPDGVLPQHAAFATVGAIAMQGLRRGEVQLGETACVIGLGLVGQLLVRLLVHAGVHVVGVDTVEDRCRLAEDGGAAGCAGPDPEGVARLEGLLRASTQGRGADHVFLAAGGASNGPVELAARLARDRARVVDIGKTRLDLPWNAYYEKELDVRFSRSYGPGRYDDRYELDGVDYPAGYVRWTEHRNIECFLDLLAQGALDLGPLVSSIDPVTEAPQVYERLRVGGASGIGFLLEYPVSDDPVPSSPSAHPSARPSVRPDTRSGARPGTRRAGAGAVRLGFIGAGSHASALLLPGLAKDPTAELVRVATSRSLTSVNAQRAFGFASAGTDSREVLEDDSLDAVVIVTRHRTHADLVCAALESGKAVYVEKPLALTEDELSRVEETMVRTGNDRLMVGFNRRFAPLLCDLRRRFGPAEEPLSMRYLVNAGRLAAGSWYLDEAEGSRFLGEGGHFIDTLSAWAEDEPVQVVAQHGADGQEVSVLLRFSRGSLGTLTYATGGSHRFGKESLDVHGGGRSAHLDNFTRASTWTPRGHDVRRSRGGPDKGHRAAMAAFVTAVRTGAEMPIDPWSLLTTTRTTLTVAGVAP, from the coding sequence ATGTGGCACGTCGCGCAGAACTACCGGTCGGGTGAGCTCACGGTGCTGGACGCACCGGAGCCGGCCTGCCGTCCCGGCGGCGTGCTGGTGCGGACGTCGTACTCGCTCATCTCGACGGGCACCGAGCTGATGAAGGTCTCCGAGGCCCGGATGTCGCTGCTCGCCAAGGCCCGCGCCCGGCCCGACCAGGTGCGCCAGGTGGTCGACGCGGTCGCCCAGCAGGGTGCCGTCGCGACCTACCGCAAGACCCGGACCCGCCTCGACAGCTGGACGCCCCTGGGCTACTCCCTCAGCGGTGTCGTCGTGGAGGTCGGGGCCGGGGTGCAGGGGTTCGAGGTGGGCGACCGGGTGGCGGCGGCCGGCAACGAGTTCGCGCTGCACGCCGAGGTCAACTGGGTGCCGCGCAACCTGTGCGTGCCGGTGCCCGACGGGGTGCTGCCCCAGCACGCCGCGTTCGCCACGGTGGGCGCCATCGCGATGCAGGGCCTGCGCCGGGGTGAGGTCCAGCTGGGGGAGACCGCGTGCGTCATCGGGCTCGGTCTGGTCGGGCAGCTGCTCGTCCGGCTCCTCGTGCACGCCGGCGTGCACGTCGTCGGGGTGGACACGGTCGAGGACCGCTGCCGGTTGGCCGAGGACGGGGGGGCCGCCGGCTGTGCCGGCCCCGATCCCGAGGGGGTCGCCCGCCTGGAGGGGCTGCTGCGCGCCAGCACCCAGGGCCGGGGCGCCGACCACGTCTTCCTGGCCGCCGGGGGCGCGAGCAACGGCCCGGTGGAGCTGGCCGCCCGGCTGGCCCGCGACCGGGCGCGGGTCGTCGACATCGGCAAGACCCGCCTGGACCTGCCGTGGAACGCCTACTACGAGAAGGAGCTCGACGTCCGGTTCTCCCGGTCCTACGGGCCGGGTCGCTACGACGACCGCTACGAGCTCGACGGGGTCGACTACCCCGCCGGCTACGTGCGCTGGACCGAGCACCGCAACATCGAGTGCTTCCTGGACCTGCTCGCCCAGGGCGCCCTCGACCTGGGACCGCTGGTCTCGAGCATCGACCCGGTGACCGAGGCGCCCCAGGTCTACGAGCGTCTGCGGGTCGGCGGCGCGAGCGGGATCGGCTTCCTCCTCGAGTACCCGGTGTCCGACGACCCGGTCCCCTCCAGCCCCAGCGCCCATCCCAGCGCCCGTCCCAGCGTCCGCCCCGACACCCGGTCCGGCGCTCGACCCGGCACGCGGAGAGCGGGCGCGGGGGCGGTGCGGCTGGGCTTCATCGGGGCGGGCAGCCACGCCTCGGCACTCCTGCTGCCGGGACTCGCCAAGGACCCCACGGCCGAGCTGGTGCGCGTCGCCACCAGCAGGTCCCTGACCAGCGTCAACGCCCAGCGCGCCTTCGGGTTCGCCAGCGCCGGCACCGACTCCCGCGAGGTCCTCGAGGACGACAGCCTCGACGCGGTGGTGATCGTGACCCGGCACCGCACCCACGCCGACCTGGTCTGCGCCGCGCTGGAGAGCGGGAAGGCGGTGTACGTGGAGAAGCCCCTCGCCCTCACCGAGGACGAGCTCTCGCGGGTCGAGGAGACCATGGTGCGCACGGGCAACGACCGGCTGATGGTCGGCTTCAACCGCCGCTTCGCGCCCCTGCTCTGCGACCTGCGTCGACGCTTCGGCCCGGCCGAGGAGCCGCTGAGCATGCGCTACCTGGTCAACGCCGGTCGGCTCGCGGCCGGCAGCTGGTACCTCGACGAGGCCGAGGGGTCCCGGTTCCTGGGCGAGGGCGGTCACTTCATCGACACCCTGAGCGCCTGGGCCGAGGACGAGCCGGTCCAGGTCGTGGCCCAGCACGGCGCCGACGGCCAGGAGGTGTCGGTGCTGCTGCGCTTCTCCCGAGGGTCGCTGGGCACCCTCACCTACGCCACCGGCGGCTCGCACCGCTTCGGCAAGGAGAGCCTCGACGTCCACGGCGGGGGACGCAGCGCCCACCTCGACAACTTCACCCGGGCCAGCACCTGGACCCCGCGCGGGCACGACGTACGGCGGTCCCGGGGCGGCCCCGACAAGGGTCACCGGGCCGCGATGGCGGCGTTCGTGACGGCGGTGCGCACCGGGGCCGAGATGCCGATCGACCCGTGGTCGCTGCTCACGACGACCCGCACCACCCTGACGGTGGCGGGGGTGGCGCCGTGA
- the asnB gene encoding asparagine synthase (glutamine-hydrolyzing): MCGIAGAYQQEDGKLVVAAMAERLDHRGPDARGLVELVDPSTSVVLAHRRLSIIDPGAPSDQPLVKDGLTISYNGEVYNYRELRTDLEGRGVRFRTASDTEVVLEAWRAWGTACLPKLRGMFAFAVHDERTGRLTLARDPFGIKPLFVLRRGAGVVFASELKAVVHALGPELEVDPAGMVASTLYYWLPTECDAVRGVHKLPPGTWSEHRPDGSTRTGVFWSSTEEAGRAAAGAPVDLADCIERSVEAHLVADVPVATFLSGGLDSSIITALAHRADPSLEAYTIGFRAQDRRLEAMPDDAYYARRLADHLGVRLHDIEIGPDVVQLLPQMVDILDEPVGDPAALNTFLMCQAAREAGVKVLLSGTGADELFGGYRKHLANLLATRWRRIPGPLRERVLAPAVGRMPVALAGRGLRPVRWAQRFVSFAGLPEEEAFRRSYTMHDRAGLLGLLDPDLGGLVDGLLEDHRRTYEDTDLEEHLERMCLADSRMFLPGLNLTYTDRASMAASTEVRVPFVDVEVFAAAFAPQQRAKIEGRVQKAGLKAVARAWLPDEIVDRPKASFGAPLRAWTTHDLRPLIDDVLLAGELVGTGFLRAGPLAALVRDQRTGRHDRSQQIWQLLSLELWYRNARAAGVGA; this comes from the coding sequence GTGTGCGGGATCGCCGGTGCCTACCAGCAGGAGGACGGCAAGCTCGTCGTGGCCGCCATGGCCGAGCGGCTCGACCACCGCGGGCCCGACGCCCGGGGCCTCGTGGAGCTGGTCGACCCGTCGACCAGCGTGGTCCTGGCCCACCGTCGCCTGTCGATCATCGACCCGGGCGCGCCGTCCGACCAGCCGTTGGTCAAGGACGGGTTGACGATCAGCTACAACGGCGAGGTCTACAACTACCGCGAGCTGCGCACGGACCTCGAGGGCCGCGGGGTCCGGTTCCGCACCGCCTCGGACACCGAGGTCGTGCTGGAGGCATGGCGGGCCTGGGGGACCGCCTGCCTGCCGAAGCTGCGCGGGATGTTCGCCTTCGCCGTGCACGACGAGCGCACCGGCCGGCTGACGTTGGCCCGGGACCCGTTCGGCATCAAGCCGCTCTTCGTGCTGCGCCGGGGTGCGGGCGTGGTGTTCGCCTCCGAGCTCAAGGCCGTCGTGCACGCGCTGGGACCCGAGCTGGAGGTCGACCCGGCCGGCATGGTCGCCTCGACCCTCTACTACTGGTTGCCCACCGAGTGCGACGCCGTGCGCGGCGTGCACAAGCTGCCGCCCGGCACCTGGTCGGAGCACCGGCCCGACGGCAGCACCCGGACGGGGGTCTTCTGGAGCAGCACCGAGGAGGCCGGCCGGGCAGCGGCCGGGGCCCCGGTGGACCTCGCCGACTGCATCGAGCGCTCCGTCGAAGCGCACCTGGTGGCCGACGTGCCGGTGGCCACCTTCCTCAGCGGCGGGCTCGACTCCAGCATCATCACCGCGCTGGCCCACCGCGCCGATCCCTCGCTGGAGGCCTACACCATCGGGTTCCGGGCCCAGGACCGGCGGCTCGAGGCGATGCCCGACGACGCCTACTACGCCCGACGCCTCGCCGACCACCTCGGCGTCCGGCTGCACGACATCGAGATCGGCCCGGACGTGGTGCAGCTGCTGCCGCAGATGGTCGACATCCTCGACGAGCCGGTCGGCGACCCGGCCGCGCTGAACACGTTCCTGATGTGCCAGGCCGCCCGGGAGGCCGGGGTGAAGGTGCTGCTCTCGGGCACCGGCGCCGACGAGCTGTTCGGGGGCTACCGCAAGCACCTCGCGAACCTGCTGGCGACCCGGTGGCGCCGGATCCCCGGCCCGCTGCGCGAGCGGGTCCTGGCGCCGGCCGTCGGTCGGATGCCGGTGGCGCTCGCCGGCCGGGGGCTGCGCCCGGTCAGGTGGGCGCAGCGGTTCGTGTCGTTCGCCGGGCTGCCGGAGGAGGAGGCCTTCCGCCGCAGCTACACGATGCACGACCGCGCGGGGCTGCTGGGGCTGCTCGACCCGGACCTGGGCGGTCTGGTGGACGGCCTGCTCGAGGACCACCGCCGCACCTATGAGGACACCGACCTCGAGGAGCACCTCGAGCGGATGTGCCTGGCCGACTCGCGGATGTTCCTGCCGGGGCTGAACCTCACCTACACCGACCGGGCCTCGATGGCCGCCTCCACCGAGGTGCGGGTGCCGTTCGTCGACGTCGAGGTCTTCGCGGCGGCGTTCGCGCCCCAGCAGCGCGCGAAGATCGAGGGCCGGGTGCAGAAGGCGGGGCTCAAGGCCGTGGCCCGGGCCTGGCTGCCCGACGAGATCGTCGACCGGCCCAAGGCCTCCTTCGGGGCGCCGCTGCGGGCCTGGACCACCCACGACCTGCGTCCGCTCATCGACGACGTCCTGCTGGCGGGCGAGCTGGTGGGGACCGGCTTCCTGCGCGCGGGACCACTGGCTGCGCTGGTGCGGGACCAACGCACCGGACGCCACGACCGGTCCCAGCAGATCTGGCAGCTGCTGAGCCTGGAGCTGTGGTACCGCAACGCCCGCGCCGCCGGCGTCGGCGCCTGA
- a CDS encoding glycosyltransferase family 4 protein, which translates to MRGERATAERARVLIIVQNLPVPFDRRVWLECRTLARAGLDVSVVCPRGSGTGRFQVVEGVSIHGYRPYAPGGSALGFVLEYAYSFLATLWLVLRARRGGPFAVLQACNPPDIFWPIAWWLRLRDGTRFVFDHHDLCPELFRSRFEGGSRLALRGLLALERQTFLAADHVVSTNTSYAEVAVERGGKPASEVSVVRTGPDLERLRPVEPDPALRRGHRHLVAYLGVMGPQDGVDIVIAAADLLVNRWGRRDVAFTVMGDGDSRAALVAERDRCGLQDVVELPGRVSDATMVAVLSTADIGLSPDPSNPLNDVSTMNKTMEYMALGLPVLSFDLPETRVSAAGAASYVAADGGAEAYARALVELLDDPARRVEMSRTGRERVEQELAWVHQQETYLGVVEDLIGCAARVDASAAGSRVTEG; encoded by the coding sequence GTGAGGGGCGAGCGTGCCACAGCGGAGCGCGCGCGGGTCCTGATCATCGTGCAGAACCTGCCGGTGCCCTTCGACCGACGGGTGTGGCTGGAGTGCCGCACGCTGGCGCGTGCGGGCCTCGACGTGAGCGTCGTGTGCCCCCGCGGCAGCGGGACCGGACGGTTCCAGGTGGTCGAGGGGGTCAGCATCCACGGCTACCGGCCCTACGCGCCCGGCGGCAGTGCGCTCGGGTTCGTGCTGGAGTACGCCTACTCCTTCCTCGCGACGCTGTGGCTGGTGCTGCGCGCCCGGCGGGGCGGTCCCTTCGCGGTGCTGCAGGCCTGCAACCCGCCCGACATCTTCTGGCCGATCGCCTGGTGGCTGCGGCTGCGGGACGGCACCCGCTTCGTCTTCGACCACCACGACCTGTGCCCCGAGCTCTTCCGGTCCCGTTTCGAGGGTGGCTCACGACTCGCCCTGCGCGGGCTGCTGGCCCTGGAGCGCCAGACCTTCCTGGCGGCCGACCACGTGGTGTCGACCAACACGTCGTACGCCGAGGTCGCGGTCGAGCGTGGCGGCAAGCCGGCGAGCGAGGTCAGCGTGGTCCGCACCGGCCCCGACCTCGAGCGCCTGCGCCCGGTCGAGCCCGACCCGGCCCTGCGTCGCGGACACCGTCACCTGGTGGCCTACCTCGGGGTGATGGGCCCCCAGGACGGCGTCGACATCGTCATCGCCGCGGCGGACCTCCTGGTCAACCGGTGGGGACGGCGCGACGTCGCCTTCACGGTGATGGGCGACGGTGACAGCCGGGCCGCCCTCGTGGCCGAGCGGGACCGTTGCGGTCTCCAGGACGTGGTCGAGCTGCCCGGCCGGGTCTCCGACGCCACCATGGTCGCCGTCCTGTCGACGGCGGACATCGGTCTCTCGCCGGACCCCAGCAACCCGCTCAACGACGTCTCGACCATGAACAAGACCATGGAGTACATGGCGCTCGGGCTGCCGGTGCTCTCCTTCGACCTGCCCGAGACCCGGGTGTCGGCGGCCGGCGCGGCGTCGTACGTCGCTGCCGACGGCGGCGCGGAGGCCTACGCGAGGGCGCTGGTCGAGCTGCTCGACGACCCCGCCCGTCGCGTCGAGATGTCGCGGACCGGCCGGGAGCGGGTCGAGCAGGAGCTGGCCTGGGTGCACCAGCAGGAGACCTACCTCGGCGTCGTCGAGGACCTCATCGGCTGCGCGGCCCGCGTCGATGCCTCCGCCGCCGGCTCCCGCGTGACGGAGGGCTGA
- a CDS encoding nucleotide sugar dehydrogenase, with protein sequence MRVTIVGLGYVGAVTAAGLAARGHVVTGVDVDEGKVALLAAGRSPVVEPGLPELIAAGVASGRLTATTQMAEALDRAEVCLVCVGTPSGLHGETDLAFLARALGQVRAALPHATPPASGLLSVVVRSTVPPGTGDQVVVPAFADALADGWEVGTAMCPEFLREGCGVADFYDPPFLVVGTDHPGTRAQLEELFAFLDAGSHQVDVRTAEALKYACNAFHATKVSFANEVARVFRAYGVDARKVMEIFCEDHKLNIAAAYLRPGFAFGGSCLPKDLRSLHHMARESDVDVPLLFGTLASNELVVREVVDRIVVTGHRRVGMLGLSFKADTDDVRESPSVDLAERLVGKGFEVTIFDPVLVPEDLVGENRAHLASRLPHLSRLLAPTPEQALAGVDIAVVSCASPESRAALVAAAPPMVIDLHGALGADVEALAGYGGTGW encoded by the coding sequence ATGAGGGTAACGATCGTCGGTCTGGGGTACGTCGGTGCGGTCACGGCCGCAGGACTGGCAGCGCGAGGTCACGTCGTCACCGGCGTGGACGTCGACGAGGGGAAGGTGGCGCTGCTGGCGGCCGGCCGCAGCCCGGTGGTCGAACCGGGCCTGCCGGAGCTGATCGCCGCCGGCGTCGCCTCGGGGCGGCTCACCGCGACGACGCAGATGGCCGAGGCGCTGGACCGGGCCGAGGTGTGCCTGGTGTGCGTGGGCACACCGTCGGGCCTGCACGGCGAGACCGACCTGGCGTTCCTGGCCCGTGCCCTGGGCCAGGTCCGTGCGGCCCTGCCGCATGCGACGCCTCCGGCGTCCGGGCTCCTCTCGGTGGTGGTGCGCTCCACGGTGCCGCCGGGCACCGGCGACCAGGTCGTGGTCCCGGCCTTCGCCGACGCCCTGGCCGACGGCTGGGAGGTGGGCACCGCGATGTGCCCGGAGTTCCTGCGCGAGGGCTGCGGGGTCGCCGACTTCTACGACCCGCCGTTCCTGGTCGTGGGCACCGACCACCCGGGCACGCGCGCCCAGCTCGAGGAGCTGTTCGCCTTCCTCGACGCCGGCAGCCACCAGGTCGACGTCCGCACCGCGGAGGCGCTGAAGTACGCCTGCAACGCCTTCCACGCCACCAAGGTGAGCTTCGCCAACGAGGTGGCGCGGGTGTTCCGGGCCTACGGCGTCGACGCCCGCAAGGTGATGGAGATCTTCTGCGAGGACCACAAGCTCAACATCGCGGCGGCCTACCTGCGCCCCGGGTTCGCGTTCGGCGGGTCCTGCCTGCCCAAGGACCTGCGCTCGCTGCACCACATGGCCCGCGAGAGCGACGTGGACGTGCCGCTGCTCTTCGGGACGCTGGCCAGCAACGAGCTGGTGGTGCGCGAGGTGGTCGACCGGATCGTGGTGACGGGCCACCGGCGGGTCGGGATGCTCGGGCTCAGCTTCAAGGCCGACACCGACGACGTGCGCGAGAGCCCCAGCGTGGACCTGGCGGAGCGGCTGGTCGGCAAGGGCTTCGAGGTGACGATCTTCGACCCGGTCCTGGTGCCCGAGGACCTGGTGGGGGAGAACCGGGCCCACCTCGCCTCCCGCCTGCCGCACCTCAGTCGGCTGCTGGCGCCGACCCCGGAGCAGGCACTGGCCGGGGTCGACATCGCGGTGGTCTCGTGCGCCTCGCCCGAGAGCCGTGCGGCGCTCGTCGCCGCGGCGCCGCCGATGGTGATCGACCTCCACGGCGCCCTGGGCGCCGACGTCGAGGCACTGGCCGGTTACGGGGGCACGGGGTGGTGA
- a CDS encoding AfsR/SARP family transcriptional regulator — translation MDDLAVVLADGTVVGASVWRTGKTMDLLRMLAINVERPLRTETVIERLWPDADRERGRGSLRTAVSEIRRTLGDKERLVRVHDSLVLTGVWVDVAAFETVAARVRALRQAERHQEGMRAAFEGTELYRGDLHAYDDDHPWICTERDRLQLLHQDFLTDAAECALACGCHREAWKLATTVLHVEPTSEVAVRTAMAALAGLGDTARGLRVYEEFRRSLVEELGVDPSSRTQAMHLQLLRGEDPSSADRLEQG, via the coding sequence TTGGACGACCTCGCGGTCGTCCTCGCAGACGGCACCGTCGTCGGCGCGTCGGTCTGGCGCACCGGGAAGACGATGGACCTCCTGCGGATGCTGGCGATCAACGTCGAGCGTCCGCTGCGCACCGAGACGGTCATCGAGCGCCTGTGGCCCGACGCCGACCGCGAGCGCGGACGCGGGAGCCTGCGCACCGCCGTGAGCGAGATCCGTCGCACCCTCGGCGACAAGGAGCGACTCGTGCGCGTCCACGACAGCCTGGTGCTCACCGGGGTGTGGGTCGACGTGGCGGCCTTCGAGACGGTGGCGGCCCGGGTGCGGGCGCTGCGCCAGGCCGAGCGCCACCAGGAGGGCATGCGAGCGGCGTTCGAGGGAACCGAGCTCTACCGGGGCGACCTGCACGCCTACGACGACGACCACCCGTGGATCTGCACCGAGCGCGACCGCCTGCAGCTGCTGCACCAGGACTTCCTCACCGACGCCGCCGAGTGCGCCCTCGCCTGCGGCTGCCACCGCGAGGCGTGGAAGCTCGCCACCACGGTCCTGCACGTCGAGCCGACCTCCGAGGTCGCCGTGCGGACCGCCATGGCGGCACTCGCCGGCCTCGGCGACACGGCCCGCGGCCTGCGGGTCTACGAGGAGTTCCGTCGCTCGCTGGTCGAGGAGCTCGGGGTCGACCCCTCGTCCCGCACGCAGGCGATGCACCTGCAGCTGCTGCGCGGGGAGGACCCCAGCAGCGCGGACCGGCTCGAGCAGGGCTGA
- a CDS encoding MaoC family dehydratase produces the protein MQFGRSYEEFEVGATYKHWPGKTVTEFDDHMFCLLTMNHHPLHLDNHYAEETTQFGKNVVVGNYVYSILLGMSVPDVSGKAIANLEVESLRHVAPTFHGDTLYGETRVLDKWESTSKDDRGVVHVETVGYNQDGKVVCLFRRKVMVPKDSYLQQRGGEQPGRPVPQPDKNWPGPDAQE, from the coding sequence GTGCAGTTCGGTCGCAGCTACGAGGAGTTCGAGGTCGGCGCGACCTACAAGCACTGGCCCGGCAAGACGGTCACCGAGTTCGACGACCACATGTTCTGCCTGCTCACGATGAACCACCACCCGCTGCACCTCGACAACCACTACGCCGAGGAGACCACCCAGTTCGGCAAGAACGTGGTGGTCGGGAACTACGTCTACTCCATCCTGCTGGGCATGTCGGTGCCGGACGTGTCGGGCAAGGCGATCGCCAACCTGGAGGTCGAGTCCCTGCGCCACGTCGCGCCGACCTTCCACGGGGACACGCTGTACGGCGAGACCCGGGTGCTCGACAAGTGGGAGAGCACCTCGAAGGACGACCGCGGGGTGGTCCACGTCGAGACCGTGGGCTACAACCAGGACGGCAAGGTCGTGTGCCTCTTCCGCCGCAAGGTGATGGTGCCCAAGGACAGCTACCTCCAGCAGCGCGGGGGCGAGCAGCCGGGTCGCCCGGTGCCGCAGCCGGACAAGAACTGGCCGGGTCCCGACGCGCAGGAGTGA
- a CDS encoding DUF6174 domain-containing protein produces the protein MTHLRSTPPLMVLPLLAVLLAGCGDSEPGLGADPTASDSAVETGDPTPTPTTSPTPTTSATPGTYPDFAPTDYSYTLTLTCYCPDAGLPIRVTVAGDEVVEAVYLRGGGRGGAVAGEDVPPGRAATIDEVIEAANTEDAYRVEVDWPEGQDHPSSVSVDRSKLTVDEEVGYRVRDVEVAVGSG, from the coding sequence ATGACCCACCTCCGGTCCACCCCGCCCCTGATGGTCCTGCCCCTGCTCGCGGTGCTGCTCGCCGGATGCGGGGACAGCGAGCCGGGGCTCGGCGCCGACCCGACCGCTAGCGACAGCGCGGTCGAGACCGGCGACCCGACGCCCACCCCCACGACCAGCCCCACCCCCACGACCAGCGCCACGCCGGGGACGTACCCGGACTTCGCCCCGACCGACTACTCCTACACCCTGACGCTGACCTGCTACTGCCCCGACGCGGGCCTGCCGATCCGGGTCACGGTCGCGGGCGACGAGGTCGTCGAGGCGGTCTACCTCCGAGGCGGCGGGCGCGGCGGCGCGGTCGCCGGCGAGGACGTCCCCCCGGGGCGCGCCGCCACCATCGACGAGGTCATCGAGGCCGCCAACACCGAGGACGCCTACCGGGTGGAGGTCGACTGGCCCGAGGGCCAGGACCACCCCTCCTCGGTGTCCGTCGACCGCTCGAAGCTCACCGTGGACGAGGAGGTCGGCTACCGGGTCCGCGACGTCGAGGTGGCCGTCGGGTCGGGCTGA